One window from the genome of Anopheles merus strain MAF chromosome 3R, AmerM5.1, whole genome shotgun sequence encodes:
- the LOC121595251 gene encoding uncharacterized protein LOC121595251 isoform X1 — translation MQLGMTIECSAIMATGAANKLQSIIEKKRAVVPCNTPQAISPKKKETIFLSMHEANPLEISIDEEFKMTVLRRDASPAVDELVQTVSTGPRVKAQQCAFSSRHSSEMGGYIAEPNSNVSCTGLTTEAKLYDNDFQNNIFITDSIVNDANCLGLHNNIHTTSKVPAESTSVPSNIDNAPKVSTTTHPSTDATNDSYVGIGSFNVKNSDCTRVESNTDSYIQTSPCYPTDIAVVRQQPTNVLNNYSAYASDTEENFFSNLSTQAQDQVLNEFGSGDDRAFSTITNDVVFSSMSNDDSYYPKSIEHDSSDSINTGAEKSDSNVGQHTIGTEGFRININLELIATETCLRWINSDKENTRQKLNLIKCGTEILSKRFNLHHSECSKLSLLSSIKNIGNINQDSQDRSSSSDQIRMNPLSNGASSPKKSRTSKTPIDQDQYIQSCTQKLEKNKLNVDIISTITCLRWNTINANSTPLQQTQARLARTVLKKRFRLTDSKAFKLTIANFKQLVDNKASASDRNDKLSLSKALLPQMRKQKSITDGLSVEIGQSARKRKTNSMNNRILKRRKSVSFEDYTFDSSDENDEVLREVDNESRSARKCISELQKDPDWRPSHRLKILIGAAKDSDSSDETRSDDLSFEHDQHVPNYQGRTTVESSPSSFDNDNLEESNSNNGDSTTSPIRLFEDDTLLSQNMHLGAKTNPSKPMVASAMSTKQNNFTRGQIDNEETINQTEKSAIATKKVRKPKYDCPEADFDTPSSSSIETDTICQDVNANANYSNQFPKQEDTESQQPVCSTLSASPALSNTNQNYTKLQLDSLYFASFDDTLDVDATQNATINIESQHTLDVDSSTHAPALCEDALGTTSCERKDSGNFNDLCQAQNHDPNQTIRRTFCTVAVDHPYAHIDTLSKMDTQQSQLPALKAVSSTANKNECVKNGAAETTTGNISVVLSESKNKLLTTANLTTTNNSITSAQDNELGVAQAKKRNRIKHTEQKQNLETSKHIPISSPTMPPKINIKPQNKNMPSMPNRPVSSIDFLLRKNMTSNERMNMPNKRMPRLKYTACKITGVKDPTSSATNDTLDSGDSLLGFVIHEKLTKNNPTINSAITTQNAGVSMEGNVKNKTTKTQPIDNVSFVEKGIEASVKTNLPSSKENMSKSSVQVDSRCTVAAPKTAEPSRSIDSCQLLTLQPITCESNNEPNNSTTNSLTQMSYSPEENLNLNNLQSPPLAEANVKEIPCSNMQRTVSENRQRHTSVLITDKSEDFHGGSNLLSEKIANNSAQDANLDKQRNESENISNPKQPQEENIKTHTNTRENYTKECTKGPKCTSVSGKDMHVDSKVCTENITCNSTQSQDQEKIPSPRSMTRKANSEQNIIGNNSKVPTALDKNLLTIVACPENISIRNSSLSKENVIINSVQTLNQTNSIVEEISKNTSGQNISAHEDSTTSSKNFTINSFHCSEKALPYKKRRLSLMLPLTPTSSNTSIQQVTRFTTNLVSPNNISSNSSSQSGPILTTESALEIGGAVRNNIITSFSNTQTHPDTIHPDNALPLSHAKFSPFTRRQSLDTNRQSQFIPEIQIRQRQYSLFLPQVLSNISNNNNHYGTTAASSSSDKALKSHQNPTICLDLLTVKNTPDQLQLDINEFENTQRTPLTNLSRTTYSTQSSDQSITDHSTSSRRPQRSNTYSANVERIKAKRRRDREHNQRNIDTYDSNTHQTTERSKKRSDYDNFRVRDDRMRETPNSILTRRKSVATYTPTQFVQPSTIRQRRNSVYNFNVLSNISNNKNHYKTTTASSSSDRAPKSHQNPTLCLKPLTVQNTPDQQQRAKDSLRAISTPRTDSSMTSYSTHSSDESITDSSHGSCQPQRSNTSSVNLERSRARHRHDRERNQRNTDTYDQNRTERSKNRSDFDNFRARDDRIKETPNSTLTRRKSIATFNPTQFELHNISINNYHYRTKATSSTSDSVPKSLQNPIFCLEPLTVQNTPDQQQRAKDSQRATSTPRTNSSRTSYSSHSSDQSITDSSHDSCQPQRSNTSSVNLERSRARHRHDRERNQRNTDTYDQNRTERSQKLSDYDNFRVRDDRIKETPNSIQTRRKSIATYTPTQLALYNISINNYHYRTTTTSSTSDRVPKSHFPNSRRRRRSNTSSGNMRRSRKKFKRGGRKANRKR, via the exons ATGCAACTCGGCATGACAATCGAATGCAGCGCAATTATGGCAACCGGTGCGG CGAACAAGCTACAAAGCATCATTGAAAAGAAACGTGCAGTGGTACCTTGCAACACACCTCAAGCAATATCGCCTAAAAAGAAGGAAACTATTTTTCTGTCAATGCACGAAGCAAACCCCTTGGAGATATCGATAGACGAAGAGTTTAAGATGACTGTACTCAGACGTGACGCGTCTCCAGCAGTTGATGAACTCGTACAGACTGTGTCTACAGGACCAAGGGTTAAGGCACAGCAGTGCGCTTTTTCATCAAGACACTCTTCCGAAATGGGTGGTTATATAGCAGAACCAAACAGCAATGTAAGTTGTACAGGCCTTACAACTGAAGCAAAATTGTACGATAATGATTTCCAGAATAATATCTTTATTACTGATTCAATCGTAAACGACGCAAATTGCTTGGGTTTACATAACAATATTCATACTACTTCAAAAGTACCAGCAGAGAGCACTTCTGTACCGAGCAATATTGATAATGCTCCAAAGGTATCAACAACAACCCACCCAAGCACTGATGCAACAAACGATTCTTATGTCGGTATTGGTTCATTTAATGTAAAGAACTCAGACTGCACTAGGGTAGAATCGAATACTGATTCGTACATTCAAACTTCACCATGTTATCCAACTGATATTGCAGTGGTGCGCCAGCAACCGACCAATGTATTAAACAATTATTCAGCATATGCTAGCGATACAGAAGAAAACTTTTTCTCCAACCTATCAACACAAGCACAAGATCAAGTACTAAATGAATTTGGTTCTGGAGACGACAGGGCGTTCAGCACTATCACGAATGATGTTGTATTTTCTTCCATGAGCAACGACGACAGTTACTATCCAAAATCAATAGAACATGATTCTTCGGATTCCATAAACACTGGTGCTGAGAAAAGTGACAGCAATGTAGGGCAGCACACAATAGGCACGGAGGGCTTtcgaataaatataaatttggAATTAATTGCTACAGAAACTTGTTTGCGGTGGATCAATTCCGACAAGGAAAATACTCGACAAAAGCTAAATCTCATTAAATGTGGTACCGAAATTCTGAGCAAACGGTTTAATTTGCATCACAGTGAATGTTCAAAGCTGTCTCTTTTATCATCAATAAAAAACATCGGTAACATAAATCAGGACAGTCAGGAtagatcatcatcatcagatcAAATTAGAATGAACCCCCTTTCTAATGGAGCCAGTAGTCCAAAAAAAAGTAGAACTTCGAAAACACCAATCGATCAAGATCAATATATTCAATCTTGCACACAAAAAttagagaaaaacaaactaaatgTAGATATCATTTCTACCATAACATGTTTGAGGTGGAACACCATTAACGCAAATTCTACTCCGCTACAGCAAACTCAAGCAAGATTGGCCAGAACAGTATTAAAAAAACGTTTCAGATTAACCGACAGTAAGGCATTTAAGTTAACGATAGCTAACTTTAAACAGCTGGTGGATAACAAAGCTTCAGCTTCTGATAGGAATGACAAATTATCCTTAAGCAAAGCATTGCTACCGCAAATGAGGAAGCAAAAATCGATCACAGATGGGCTCAGTGTAGAAATAGGCCAGTCCGctcggaaaagaaaaacaaactcaatGAACAACAGAATATTGAAGCGGCGTAAATCAGTTTCTTTTGAAGACTACACTTTTGATAGTTCTGATGAAAACGATGAGGTTCTTAGGGAAGTAGATAATGAAAGTAGATCAGCGCGAAAATGTATATCTGAACTGCAAAAGGATCCTGATTGGCGCCCATCTCATCGCCTAAAAATCCTGATTGGCGCGGCAAAGGATTCTGATAGCTCAGATGAAACTAGATCAGACGATTTAAGTTTTGAGCATGACCAACATGTGCCAAACTATCAAGGTAGAACAACGGTAGAGTCATCACCTTCCAGCTTTGATAATGACAATCTTGAAGAATCAAATAGTAATAATGGTGATTCAACGACCTCTCCAATTCGTTTGTTTGAAGATGACACATTACTCAGCCAAAATATGCACCTCGGTGCGAAAACAAACCCCAGTAAACCTATGGTTGCATCTGCTATGtccaccaaacaaaacaattttaccCGCGGTCAGATAGATAATGAGGAAACAATTAATCAAACAGAGAAAAGTGCAatagcgacaaaaaaagtCCGTAAACCAAAGTATGACTGTCCCGAGGCTGACTTTGAtacaccttcttcttcttccatcGAAACTGATACGATATGTCAGGACGTTAATGCAAATGCAAACTATTCAAATCAATTTCCTAAACAAGAGGATACAGAGAGCCAACAACCAGTTTGTTCAACACTATCTGCTTCACCTGCACTATCAAATACGAATCAGAATTATACAAAACTACAACTGGATTCATTGTATTTTGCTTCATTCGACGATACCCTTGACGTTGATGCTACTCAAAATGCTACTATCAACATAGAATCTCAACATACTTTAGATGTGGACAGTAGTACACATGCCCCGGCATTATGTGAAGATGCTTTAGGTACTACATCTTGTGAGAGAAAAGATTCGGGTAATTTTAACGATCTCTGTCAAGCACAAAACCATGATCCAAACCAGACAATTAGAAGAACTTTTTgcactgttgctgttgatcATCCATACGCACACATTGATACTTTATCGAAAATGGATACGCAGCAATCCCAACTGCCTGCTTTGAAAGCTGTGTCTagcacagcaaacaaaaatgaatgtgTTAAAAATGGAGCAGCAGAAACTACAACCGGAAACATCAGTGTCGTATTGTCGGAATCAAAAAATAAGCTATTGACAACTGCGAATCTTACAACAACTAATAACTCCATCACTTCTGCTCAAGACAACGAATTAGGAGTTGCGCAAGCGAAGAAAAGAAATCGTATAAAGCACAcggaacaaaagcaaaacctaGAAACTAGCAAACATATTCCGATAAGTTCACCAACGATGCCGCCTAAAATTAACATCaaaccccaaaacaaaaatatgccTAGCATGCCCAACCGTCCAGTTTCATCTATAGATTTCTTACTTCGTAAAAACATGACCTCTAATGAAAGAATGAACATGCCGAATAAAAGAATGCCTCGTTTGAAGTACACGGCGTGTAAAATCACAGGCGTAAAGGATCCGACTTCATCTGCAACCAACGACACGCTAGATTCTGGTGACAGTTTGTTAGGTTTTgtcattcatgaaaaacttaCTAAAAACAATCCTACCATTAATAGCGCCATTACCACACAAAACGCTGGCGTAAGCATGGAAGGAAacgtgaaaaataaaacaacaaaaacacaaccgaTAGATAACGTTTCATTCGTGGAAAAGGGAATCGAGGCATCTGTTAAAACAAATCTACCCTCCTCTAAAGAAAATATGTCTAAAAGTAGCGTACAAGTTGATTCGCGATGTACAGTAGCTGCTCCAAAAACTGCAGAACCATCTAGGTCTATTGATTCCTGCCAGTTATTAACATTGCAACCTATAACGTGCGAATCAAATAATGAACCGAACAATTCGACGACCAATAGTTTGACTCAAATGTCATATTCTCCAGAGGAAAACTTAAATCTAAATAACTTGCAAAGCCCGCCACTAGCTGAAGCAAACGTAAAAGAAATACCATGTAGCAACATGCAACGAACAGTTTCAGAAAACAGACAACGTCACACATCCGTATTGATCACTGATAAGTCTGAAGATTTCCATGGAGGTTCAAACCTTCTCTCTGAAAAAATTGCTAATAATAGCGCACAAGATGCTAATCTAGACAAACAAAGAAACGAGTctgaaaacatttcaaatccAAAGCAACCCCAGGAAGAAAATATTAAGACACATACAAATACCAGAGAAAATTATACAAAAGAATGCACAAAAGGCCCGAAATGCACATCTGTATCTGGGAAAGACATGCATGTAGATTCAAAAGTATGCACAGAAAATATAACCTGTAATAGCACACAAAGTCAAGATCAAGAGAAAATTCCGAGTCCTCGATCTATGACAAGGAAGGCAAATTCAGAACAAAATATAATTGGTAATAATTCAAAAGTACCAACAGCGCTTGATAAAAATTTACTTACAATTGTAGCCTGTCctgaaaatatttcaatacgAAACTCTTCTCTTTCAAAAGAGAACGTAATTATTAACAGCGTGCAAACTCTGAATCAAACAAACTCTATAGTAGAAGAAATTTCAAAGAACACTAGTGGGCAGAACATATCAGCTCATGAAGATTCTACAACTTCCTCTAAAAACTTTACAATTAATAGCTTCCACTGCTCAGAAAAAGCACTTCCGTATAAGAAACGAAGGCTCAGCTTAATGCTACCTCTCACACCTACTTCCTCGAATACATCGATACAGCAAGTTACAAGATTTACGACAAATTTAGTATCTCCGAACAATATTTCAAGCAACAGTTCAAGTCAATCAGGCCCAATCCTAACTACGGAATCTGCATTGGAAATCGGTGGTGCAGTAAGAAATAATATTATAACTTCTTTtagcaacacacaaacacatcctgATACAATACATCCTGATAATGCATTGCCATTGAGCCACGCCAAATTCAGCCCATTCACACGTCGACAATCTCTTGATACTAACAGACAAAGTCAGTTTATCCCAGAAATACAAATAAGACAACGGCAATATTCACTCTTTCTTCCCCAAGTACTGTCTAATAtatccaacaacaacaaccattaTGGAACTACAGCTGCAAGTTCTTCTTCTGATAAGGCGTTGAAATCACATCAAAACCCAACGATTTGCTTAGATCTACTTACTGTTAAAAACACACCTGACCAACTACAGCTTGatattaatgaatttgaaaatACGCAAAGAACTCCACTCACCAATTTATCACGGACAACTTATTCTACTCAATCTTCAGATCAATCTATCACAGATCATTCTACTAGTTCTCGTCGACCACAACGCTCAAACACATATTCGGCGAATGTGGAAAGAATCAAGGCCAAACGTAGGCGTGACAGAGAACATAATCAAAGGAATATTGACACATACGATTCAAACACACATCAAACAACAGAACGATCTAAAAAACGATCTGATTATGACAATTTCCGTGTACGAGATGATCGAATGAGAGAGACTCCAAACAGTATTCTTACACGTCGAAAATCTGTAGCGACTTACACTCCAACTCAATTTGTGCAGCCATCAACGATACGACAGAGAAGAAATTCTGTCTACAATTTCAATGTTCTTTCCAATAtatccaacaacaaaaaccattaTAAAACTACAACTGCAAGTTCCTCTTCTGATAGGGCTCCAAAATCACATCAAAACCCAACACTTTGCTTAAAACCGCTTACTGTTCAAAACACACCAGATCAACAACAGCGCGCAAAAGATTCGCTAAGAGCAATATCAACTCCTCGCACCGATTCATCAATGACATCTTATTCTACTCATTCTTCAGATGAATCTATCACAGATAGCTCTCATGGTTCTTGTCAACCACAACGCTCAAACACATCTTCTGTGAATCTGGAAAGAAGCAGGGCCAGGCATAGACATGACAGAGAGCGTAATCAAAGAAATACCGACACATACGATCAAAACAGAACGGAACGATCTAAAAATCGATCTGATTTTGATAATTTCCGAGCACGAGATGATCGAATCAAAGAAACTCCAAATAGTACTCTAACACGTCGAAAATCTATAGCCACGTTCAACCCAACACAATTTGAATTGCACAATATATCCATCAACAACTACCATTACAGAACTAAAGCTACAAGTTCCACCTCTGATAGTGTGCCGAAATCACTTCAAAACCCAATATTTTGCTTAGAACCGCTTACTGTTCAAAACACTCCAGATCAACAACAGCGCGCGAAAGATTCGCAAAGAGCAACATCAACTCCTCGCACCAATTCATCAAGAACATCCTATTCTTCTCATTCTTCGGATCAATCTATCACAGATAGCTCTCATGATTCTTGTCAACCACAACGCTCAAACACATCTTCTGTGAATCTAGAAAGAAGCAGGGCCAGGCATAGACATGACAGAGAGCGTAATCAAAGGAATACCGACACATACGATCAAAATAGAACGGAACGATCTCAAAAACTATCTGATTATGACAATTTCCGAGTACGAGATGATCGAATCAAAGAAACTCCTAATAGTATACAGACACGTCGAAAATCTATAGCCACGTACACCCCAACACAATTGGCACTGTACAATATATCGATCAACAACTACCATTATAGAACCACAACTACAAGTTCCACTTCTGATAGGGTGCCGAAATCACATTTTCCTAATTCTCGTCGACGACGACGCTCAAACACATCTTCTGGGAATATGAGAAGAAGCAGGAAAAAATTTAAACGTGGTGGCAGAAAAGCAAACCGAAAGAGATAA